One stretch of Oceanimonas pelagia DNA includes these proteins:
- a CDS encoding DNA ligase, which yields MKAIPLVIPLLWLVPLLPVRAEAPPLQLAVEYAAHHNPADYLVSEKLDGVRAYWNGRQLISRGGHVLAAPDWFVAGFPDMPLDGELWLGRGRFAELSAAVRRFEPVEAQWRHIRFMVFDSPASAQPFEQRAAHLERLLAELNLPWLQWVEQRRVTDAAALAALLDEVTAKGGEGLMLHHRQARYTAGRNQHLLKLKQFQDAEATVLAHLPGQGKYAGMMGALLVETADGRRFKLGTGFSDAQRRHPPAPGSVVTYRYRGETATGLPRFASFWRVREPGQ from the coding sequence ATGAAAGCCATCCCTCTGGTCATTCCCTTGTTATGGCTGGTGCCGCTGTTGCCGGTCCGGGCCGAGGCGCCGCCGCTGCAACTGGCAGTGGAGTATGCTGCGCACCACAACCCGGCCGACTATCTGGTGAGCGAAAAGCTCGACGGAGTGCGGGCATACTGGAACGGCCGGCAGCTGATTTCCCGTGGCGGTCATGTATTGGCCGCTCCCGACTGGTTTGTGGCCGGGTTTCCCGACATGCCTCTCGATGGCGAGTTGTGGCTGGGGCGCGGCCGCTTTGCCGAGCTGTCGGCGGCGGTGCGCCGTTTCGAACCCGTTGAGGCACAGTGGCGGCATATTCGCTTTATGGTATTTGACTCGCCCGCAAGCGCTCAGCCCTTTGAGCAGCGGGCGGCACATCTGGAACGTTTGCTGGCTGAGCTGAACCTGCCCTGGCTGCAATGGGTGGAGCAGCGTCGGGTCACCGATGCCGCCGCCCTGGCCGCGTTGCTGGATGAGGTGACCGCCAAAGGCGGAGAGGGGCTGATGCTGCATCATCGCCAGGCCCGTTATACCGCCGGCCGGAATCAGCATCTGCTCAAGCTCAAACAGTTTCAGGATGCCGAGGCCACCGTGCTGGCCCACCTGCCGGGGCAGGGCAAATACGCCGGCATGATGGGGGCGCTGCTGGTCGAGACAGCAGACGGCCGGCGTTTTAAACTGGGCACCGGTTTCAGCGACGCGCAGCGCCGCCATCCGCCGGCGCCGGGCAGCGTGGTGACCTATCGCTACCGGGGCGAAACCGCCACCGGTCTGCCCCGTTTTGCCAGTTTCTGGCGCGTGCGTGAACCCGGGCAGTAA
- a CDS encoding CynX/NimT family MFS transporter — protein MSTDSAPEDPFNGRPLVAALAVMALLLAAANLRGGIVVVGPLVEQIRASLAISASAFSLLTTLPLLCFGILSLCVPALSRRWSPQVLAIAGLLVISFGVLLRLAGDYALVLLGTLLLGAAIALLNVLIPGLVKAFFPRRVGLMTGLYSVTLSTGAGLGVYLAVPLQEHFGHWHYPVALWAVLPLLCVLFWLPMLRVKGVGRPANPVRVSLWRDRLAWAITFYMGLQSFYFYSMATWLPKILLESGLNAHEAGTATALINLVSIPFNFLVPILAARLASQRRLVVSIFIASFAGLAGLWWQPAAAPLLWASLIGVGCGGALSLALSFFVLRASNTAQATALSAMAQSVGYLLAAAGPAALGLLRDWQDAWQGALLLLMVLQLWQLGCGWFAARPVQVVPDQQK, from the coding sequence ATGAGCACAGACTCCGCACCGGAAGACCCCTTTAACGGCCGCCCCCTGGTCGCTGCCCTGGCGGTGATGGCCCTGCTGCTGGCCGCGGCCAATCTGCGCGGTGGCATTGTAGTGGTGGGACCCCTGGTGGAACAGATCCGCGCCAGCCTGGCCATCAGCGCCAGCGCCTTCAGCCTGCTGACCACACTGCCCTTGCTCTGCTTTGGCATTCTTTCCCTGTGCGTGCCGGCGCTGTCCCGGCGCTGGTCGCCCCAGGTGCTGGCCATTGCCGGATTGCTGGTAATAAGTTTCGGCGTGCTGTTGCGGCTGGCCGGCGACTACGCTCTGGTGCTGCTGGGCACGCTGTTGCTGGGGGCGGCCATTGCCCTGCTCAACGTGCTGATCCCCGGGCTGGTGAAGGCGTTTTTTCCCCGCCGGGTGGGGCTGATGACCGGACTCTACTCGGTGACCCTGAGCACCGGCGCGGGCCTGGGGGTATACCTGGCGGTGCCGCTGCAGGAGCACTTTGGCCACTGGCATTACCCGGTGGCCCTGTGGGCGGTATTGCCGCTGCTGTGCGTGCTGTTCTGGCTGCCCATGCTCAGGGTGAAGGGGGTCGGACGCCCGGCCAACCCGGTCAGGGTGAGCCTGTGGCGCGACCGGCTGGCCTGGGCCATTACCTTTTACATGGGACTGCAGTCGTTTTATTTCTATTCCATGGCCACCTGGCTGCCCAAGATCCTGCTGGAGAGCGGCCTGAATGCCCATGAGGCCGGCACCGCCACCGCGCTGATCAACCTGGTCAGCATTCCGTTCAACTTTCTGGTGCCGATTCTGGCGGCCCGCCTGGCCAGCCAGCGCCGGCTGGTGGTGAGCATTTTTATCGCCTCGTTTGCCGGGCTGGCGGGGTTATGGTGGCAGCCGGCGGCGGCCCCCCTGCTGTGGGCATCCCTGATTGGCGTGGGCTGTGGCGGTGCCCTCAGCCTGGCGCTGTCGTTTTTTGTGCTGCGGGCCAGCAATACCGCCCAGGCCACGGCGCTGTCGGCCATGGCCCAGAGCGTGGGCTACCTGCTGGCAGCGGCGGGGCCGGCGGCCCTGGGCCTGCTGCGGGACTGGCAAGACGCCTGGCAGGGCGCCCTGCTGCTGTTGATGGTGCTGCAACTGTGGCAGCTGGGCTGTGGCTGGTTTGCCGCCCGGCCCGTGCAGGTGGTGCCCGATCAGCAAAAATGA
- the mobA gene encoding molybdenum cofactor guanylyltransferase MobA yields MLDPKDITAVILAGGRGLRMQGADKGLLPLWGRPLVSHVLERLSPQVGQVLINANRNLEHYRELATVIPDDGYQFAGPLAGFEAGLTHAPSEWVLFVPCDSPLVPADLAARLCASVHRHDQIAVVDDGTQLHAATALIHQSLLPSLCNYLDGGDRKLQLWYERHQLVPVDFSDQAEAFYNLNTPEALVALEGRGET; encoded by the coding sequence ATGCTGGATCCGAAAGACATTACCGCCGTTATTCTGGCCGGGGGCCGGGGGCTGCGCATGCAGGGGGCCGACAAGGGTCTGCTGCCATTGTGGGGCCGGCCGCTGGTCAGCCATGTGCTGGAGCGGCTCTCTCCTCAGGTGGGGCAGGTGCTGATCAATGCCAACCGCAATCTGGAGCACTACCGGGAGCTGGCCACCGTGATCCCCGACGACGGTTACCAGTTTGCCGGGCCGCTGGCCGGGTTTGAGGCCGGACTCACTCACGCCCCCAGCGAATGGGTACTGTTCGTGCCCTGCGACAGCCCGCTGGTACCCGCCGATCTGGCCGCACGGCTGTGCGCCTCGGTGCACCGCCACGACCAGATTGCCGTGGTGGACGATGGCACTCAGCTGCATGCCGCCACCGCCCTGATTCACCAGTCGCTGCTGCCGTCCCTGTGCAATTACCTGGACGGCGGCGATCGCAAACTGCAACTGTGGTATGAACGCCACCAGCTGGTGCCGGTGGATTTCAGCGATCAGGCCGAAGCCTTTTATAACCTGAATACCCCCGAGGCGCTGGTAGCGCTGGAAGGGCGGGGCGAAACCTAA
- a CDS encoding NAD(P)H nitroreductase produces MDALELLLNRHSNPRLVAPAPAGEQLDTLFRAALRAPDHAALTPWEFIVFEGEQRRALGDVLAAAAEVQGESEDAIDKARNAPLRAPMVITVVAKVKEHDKVPRLEQELSAGCALMAMQMAAQSMGFNGIWRTGWFAFDRGVHRDLGLEEQDQIVGFLYLGTPEVAVRKLPERDPAQFVRYFGR; encoded by the coding sequence ATGGACGCACTGGAACTGTTACTGAACCGCCACTCCAACCCCCGCCTGGTGGCGCCGGCCCCCGCCGGCGAGCAGCTGGACACTCTGTTCCGCGCCGCCCTGCGCGCACCGGATCATGCCGCTCTCACGCCCTGGGAATTTATCGTGTTTGAAGGCGAGCAGCGCCGGGCCCTGGGGGATGTGCTGGCCGCCGCCGCCGAGGTGCAGGGGGAAAGTGAGGACGCCATCGACAAGGCCCGCAATGCGCCGTTGCGCGCGCCCATGGTGATTACCGTGGTGGCCAAGGTGAAGGAGCACGACAAGGTGCCGCGTCTGGAGCAGGAGCTGTCTGCCGGCTGTGCTCTCATGGCCATGCAGATGGCGGCCCAGAGCATGGGGTTCAACGGCATCTGGCGTACCGGCTGGTTTGCCTTTGACAGGGGTGTGCACCGGGATTTGGGGCTGGAAGAGCAGGATCAGATTGTCGGCTTTTTGTATCTGGGCACGCCGGAGGTGGCGGTGCGCAAGCTGCCCGAGCGGGATCCGGCGCAGTTTGTGCGTTACTTCGGCCGTTAA
- a CDS encoding NADPH-dependent 2,4-dienoyl-CoA reductase has product MRAYPHLFTPLDLGFTRLKNRVLMGSMHTGLEEQRGGFDKLAAFYRERAEGGVALIITGGISPSLRGRLTLHGAQLSFPWQLRGHRKVTAAVHAAGGKIALQILHAGRYALHPFAEAPSAGRAPISPFRARAMSERRIRRCIADFAHTALMARRAGYDGVEIMGSEGYLINQFLCPRTNHRADAWGGSAANRRRLAVETVRAVRAAVGPHFIIIFRLSMLDLVEQGSALNEVIELGQALERAGVTLINTGIGWHEARVPTIATSVPRAAFGWITERVKQSLTVPVVATNRINTPEVAEHLLASGQADLVCLARPFLADARFVAKAEAGTPERINTCIACNQACLDRVFEGERASCLVNPFACFETELRVTPAAPAKRLAVVGAGPAGLAVACTAAERGHSVTLFERSGEIGGQFNFACHIPGKEEFAETLRYFRQRLTETGVTLRLQTEARVQSLANFDEVVLATGVRPRRPAIDGIEHARVLDYPEVLSGRVQPGRRVAIVGAGGIGVDMAHFLLVKPSPSLPDWLAEWGIDMTYRAPGALMPPRQPPAARQVWLLQRSPGEPGRGQGKTTGWIHKASLRHYGVHLWGGVRYVRIDDEGLHIERNGEAICLAVDHIVLCAGQEPEPGLLPALQRVGKRVHLIGGAERAAGLDAQRAIRRGTELALAL; this is encoded by the coding sequence ATGCGCGCCTATCCTCACCTGTTCACCCCTCTGGATCTGGGCTTTACCCGGCTGAAGAACCGGGTACTGATGGGCTCCATGCATACCGGGCTGGAAGAGCAGCGCGGCGGGTTTGACAAGCTGGCCGCCTTTTACCGGGAGCGGGCCGAGGGCGGCGTGGCGCTGATCATTACCGGGGGCATCTCCCCCAGCCTGCGTGGCCGGCTCACGCTCCACGGGGCCCAGCTGAGCTTTCCCTGGCAGCTGCGCGGCCACCGCAAGGTAACCGCCGCGGTACACGCGGCCGGTGGCAAGATTGCCCTGCAAATTCTGCATGCCGGGCGGTATGCCCTGCATCCGTTTGCCGAGGCGCCCTCGGCCGGGCGGGCCCCCATCAGCCCGTTCAGGGCCCGCGCCATGAGTGAACGGCGCATTCGCCGCTGTATTGCCGATTTTGCCCACACCGCGCTCATGGCACGGCGGGCCGGTTACGACGGGGTCGAAATCATGGGCTCCGAAGGTTACCTCATCAACCAGTTCCTGTGCCCGCGCACTAATCATAGAGCCGATGCCTGGGGCGGCAGTGCCGCCAACCGCCGGCGGCTGGCGGTGGAAACTGTGCGTGCCGTGCGCGCGGCCGTGGGGCCGCACTTCATCATTATTTTTCGCCTGTCCATGCTCGATCTGGTGGAGCAGGGTTCTGCCCTGAACGAGGTGATAGAGCTGGGCCAGGCGCTGGAGCGGGCCGGGGTCACGCTCATCAATACCGGCATCGGCTGGCACGAGGCGCGGGTGCCCACCATTGCCACCAGCGTGCCCCGGGCGGCCTTTGGCTGGATTACCGAGCGGGTGAAACAGTCTCTGACGGTGCCGGTGGTGGCCACCAACCGCATCAACACGCCGGAGGTGGCCGAGCATCTGCTTGCCTCGGGACAGGCGGATCTGGTGTGTCTGGCCCGGCCTTTTCTGGCCGATGCCCGCTTTGTGGCCAAAGCCGAAGCCGGCACCCCCGAACGCATCAACACCTGCATCGCCTGTAACCAGGCCTGTCTGGACCGGGTGTTTGAGGGCGAGCGGGCCAGTTGCCTGGTCAACCCCTTTGCCTGTTTTGAAACCGAGCTCAGGGTCACGCCCGCCGCGCCAGCCAAACGGCTGGCGGTGGTGGGCGCGGGCCCGGCGGGCCTGGCCGTTGCCTGTACCGCCGCCGAGCGGGGACACAGCGTGACCCTGTTTGAGCGCAGCGGCGAAATCGGCGGCCAGTTCAACTTTGCCTGCCACATCCCCGGCAAGGAGGAGTTTGCCGAAACCTTGCGTTACTTTCGCCAGCGGCTCACCGAGACGGGGGTGACGCTGCGCCTGCAGACCGAGGCCCGCGTGCAAAGTCTGGCGAACTTTGACGAAGTGGTGCTGGCCACCGGGGTACGGCCACGCCGGCCTGCCATTGACGGCATCGAGCATGCCAGGGTGCTCGATTACCCCGAGGTCCTGAGTGGCCGAGTGCAACCGGGCCGGCGGGTGGCCATTGTCGGTGCCGGTGGCATTGGGGTGGATATGGCGCACTTTCTGCTGGTGAAGCCATCTCCTTCCTTGCCGGACTGGCTGGCGGAATGGGGCATTGATATGACTTATCGTGCACCCGGCGCCCTGATGCCGCCACGGCAACCGCCGGCGGCACGGCAGGTGTGGCTGCTGCAGCGCAGTCCGGGCGAGCCCGGCCGGGGGCAGGGCAAGACCACCGGCTGGATCCACAAGGCCAGCCTGCGTCATTACGGTGTGCACCTGTGGGGGGGAGTGCGCTATGTGCGCATCGATGATGAGGGCCTGCACATTGAACGCAACGGCGAGGCAATATGCCTGGCGGTGGATCACATCGTGCTTTGCGCCGGTCAGGAGCCGGAGCCGGGCCTGTTGCCGGCACTGCAGCGGGTGGGAAAACGGGTGCACCTGATCGGCGGCGCCGAGCGGGCCGCCGGGCTCGACGCCCAGCGCGCCATTCGCCGGGGCACCGAGCTGGCCCTGGCGCTGTAG
- the sppA gene encoding signal peptide peptidase SppA → MWSAIKWLFRTLGRVLSVLRTLLINLFFLLGLLSVFIIFFSEKEAPTLPSSAALTLDINGPVLEQDAQASPRRLLNRWLAGDEAPPALTLGQIKQALALARNDDRIKAVVLKLQNMSESSLTRLDEIGAALESFKTSGKPVYAIGDYYTQGQYYLAAHADEIWLNPAGAVTIQGLGVYRLHYKSAFERFDITPHVFRVGTYKSFVEPYLRDDMSAESREDALRWLGQLWRHYQDNVSTLRNIPADHISPGKELLLSRFRAVGGDPAKYALEQGLVDKLATRHDMLRHVGQLAGWDHQAGSYQSLSVSRYLAHHPDEKSTAPAVGLITASGAIMSGEPGPNTISDEQLSRLIDQARRDNDINALVLRIDSPGGSAFAAEQIRAALLRFKESGKPLVVSMGSTAASGGYWIAADANKIYAAPTTLTGSIGVFGLFLTFEDALAKLGLNTDGVGTTDFVGAGLTTGLPKHAQELIQLGVEHTYDRFVTLVAEGRALEPRQVEAAAQGHVWTGTDAQALGLVDELGYLDDALAGAAELAGLPEYRVKKIQLPRSPRELLMEQLLDTNLDAAALLQSALPEALRPAGAQLGQELNTLSRFNDIRGQYVLCVECQEF, encoded by the coding sequence ATGTGGTCTGCCATCAAGTGGTTGTTTCGCACCCTGGGCCGGGTGCTGAGCGTACTGCGCACCCTGCTCATCAATCTGTTCTTTCTGTTGGGGCTGCTGTCCGTTTTCATTATTTTCTTCAGCGAGAAGGAAGCCCCCACCCTGCCGTCCAGCGCCGCCCTCACCCTGGACATTAATGGCCCGGTACTGGAGCAGGATGCCCAGGCCAGCCCCCGCCGCCTGCTGAACCGGTGGCTGGCGGGCGACGAGGCGCCGCCCGCCCTCACTCTGGGACAAATCAAGCAGGCCCTGGCCCTGGCCCGCAACGATGACCGCATCAAGGCGGTGGTGCTCAAACTGCAGAACATGAGCGAGTCGAGCCTGACCCGGCTGGATGAAATCGGTGCCGCCCTGGAGAGCTTCAAGACCTCGGGCAAGCCGGTGTATGCCATTGGCGATTACTATACCCAGGGGCAGTATTACCTGGCGGCCCACGCCGACGAGATCTGGCTGAACCCCGCCGGCGCCGTGACCATTCAGGGGCTGGGCGTGTACCGGCTGCACTACAAGTCGGCCTTTGAGCGTTTTGACATTACCCCCCATGTGTTCCGGGTGGGCACCTACAAGTCGTTTGTGGAGCCCTACCTGCGCGACGACATGTCGGCGGAAAGCCGGGAAGACGCCCTGCGCTGGCTGGGCCAGCTGTGGCGCCACTATCAGGACAATGTCAGCACCCTGCGCAACATTCCCGCCGATCACATCAGCCCGGGCAAGGAGCTGCTGCTGAGCCGGTTTCGCGCCGTGGGCGGTGATCCGGCCAAATATGCCCTGGAGCAGGGGCTGGTGGACAAGCTCGCCACCCGACACGACATGCTGCGCCATGTGGGCCAACTGGCGGGCTGGGATCACCAGGCCGGCAGCTACCAAAGCCTGAGCGTCAGCCGCTACCTGGCCCATCACCCCGATGAGAAAAGCACCGCCCCGGCGGTGGGGCTGATTACCGCCAGCGGTGCCATCATGAGCGGCGAACCCGGGCCCAATACCATCAGCGACGAGCAGCTCTCACGGCTCATCGATCAGGCCCGGCGCGACAACGACATCAATGCCCTGGTGCTGCGCATCGACAGCCCCGGCGGCAGCGCCTTTGCCGCCGAGCAGATCCGCGCCGCCCTGCTGCGCTTCAAGGAAAGCGGCAAGCCGCTGGTGGTATCCATGGGCAGCACCGCCGCCTCGGGGGGGTACTGGATTGCCGCCGATGCCAACAAGATCTACGCCGCCCCCACCACCCTCACCGGCTCCATCGGCGTGTTCGGCCTGTTTCTCACCTTTGAAGACGCCCTGGCCAAACTCGGCCTGAATACCGACGGCGTGGGCACCACCGATTTTGTCGGCGCCGGCCTCACCACCGGCCTGCCCAAACACGCGCAGGAGCTGATTCAGTTGGGGGTCGAGCACACCTATGACCGCTTCGTCACCCTGGTGGCCGAAGGCCGGGCACTGGAGCCGAGGCAGGTGGAAGCGGCCGCCCAGGGGCACGTGTGGACCGGCACCGATGCCCAGGCGCTGGGACTGGTGGACGAGCTCGGCTATCTGGACGACGCCCTGGCCGGCGCCGCCGAGCTGGCCGGCCTGCCCGAATACCGGGTGAAAAAAATACAGCTGCCCCGCTCGCCCAGGGAGCTGCTGATGGAGCAGTTGCTGGACACCAATCTCGACGCTGCCGCCCTGCTGCAGTCGGCCCTGCCCGAGGCCTTGCGCCCGGCCGGCGCGCAGCTGGGCCAGGAGCTGAATACCCTGTCCCGTTTTAACGACATTCGCGGCCAGTATGTGCTGTGCGTGGAATGCCAGGAGTTCTGA
- the ansA gene encoding asparaginase, translating to MNRKKIYIAYTGGTIGMQKSAKGYIPLAGFMTDSLAATPELHRPEMPAYHISEYEPLIDSSDMTPADWQRIADDIRAHYDQYDGFVVLHGTDTMAFTASALSFMLEDLDKPVIVTGSQIPLVELRSDGRTNLLNALYIAAEYPIHEVGLFFNNRLYRGNRASKVHADGFNAFDSPNFPPLLNAGIHISLESGTLSQTSGKPLTVSPITPQPIGVVTLYPGISAEVIANLLRQPVKALLLLSYGVGNAPQNEAMLGLLTEASARGVVIVNLTQCLRGSVNMEGYATGKALADAGVISGYDMTTEAALTKLHYLLSKGLPPEQIRTLMGQSLRGELTRPAS from the coding sequence ATGAACCGCAAGAAAATCTACATCGCCTACACCGGCGGCACCATCGGCATGCAGAAGTCCGCCAAGGGCTATATTCCCCTGGCGGGCTTTATGACCGACAGTCTGGCCGCCACCCCGGAGCTGCATCGTCCGGAAATGCCCGCCTACCACATCAGCGAATACGAGCCCTTAATCGACTCGTCGGACATGACCCCCGCCGACTGGCAGCGCATTGCCGACGATATTCGCGCCCACTACGATCAGTACGACGGCTTTGTGGTACTGCACGGCACCGACACCATGGCCTTTACCGCCTCGGCGTTGTCGTTCATGCTCGAAGATCTGGACAAGCCGGTGATCGTCACCGGCTCCCAGATCCCGCTGGTGGAGCTGCGCTCCGACGGCCGCACCAACCTGCTCAACGCCCTCTATATCGCCGCCGAGTACCCCATTCACGAGGTGGGACTGTTTTTCAATAACCGGCTCTATCGGGGCAACCGGGCCAGCAAGGTGCATGCCGACGGCTTCAACGCCTTTGACTCCCCCAATTTTCCACCCCTGCTCAACGCCGGCATCCATATCAGCCTTGAAAGCGGCACCCTCAGCCAGACCAGTGGCAAGCCGCTGACGGTCAGCCCCATCACCCCCCAGCCCATCGGCGTGGTCACCCTCTACCCCGGGATCAGCGCCGAGGTGATCGCCAACCTGCTGCGCCAGCCGGTCAAGGCCCTGCTGCTGCTGTCTTACGGCGTGGGCAATGCGCCCCAGAACGAGGCCATGCTCGGCCTGCTGACCGAGGCCTCGGCCCGGGGCGTGGTCATCGTCAACCTGACCCAGTGCCTGCGGGGCTCGGTAAACATGGAAGGCTACGCCACCGGCAAGGCGCTGGCCGATGCCGGGGTGATCTCGGGCTATGACATGACCACGGAAGCGGCCCTGACCAAGCTGCACTACCTGCTGAGCAAGGGCCTGCCCCCCGAGCAGATCAGAACGCTGATGGGGCAAAGCCTGCGGGGCGAACTGACCCGGCCGGCAAGCTAA
- a CDS encoding cold-shock protein, which produces MATGTVKWFNEEKGFGFITPADGGKDLFAHFSAIVGDGFKTLSEGQQVSYTATQGAKGPQASEIKVL; this is translated from the coding sequence ATGGCTACTGGCACTGTAAAATGGTTCAACGAAGAAAAAGGTTTTGGCTTCATCACTCCGGCTGACGGCGGCAAGGATCTGTTTGCCCACTTCTCCGCGATTGTTGGCGACGGCTTCAAAACCCTGAGCGAAGGTCAGCAGGTATCCTACACCGCCACTCAGGGCGCCAAGGGTCCGCAGGCATCCGAGATCAAGGTGCTCTGA